The Verrucomicrobiota bacterium genome contains a region encoding:
- a CDS encoding carboxyltransferase domain-containing protein: LPLAWDDEETQKAIQKYVTTVNPEAPWCPSNIEFIRRINGLATQEEVKEILYGASYLVMGLGDVYLGAPVATPLDPRQRLVTTKYNPARTWTPENAVGIGGAYLCIYGMEGPGGYQFVGRTVQMWNRFRSTQSFPEGKPWLLNWFDQIRFYPVEDEELKKIREDFPQGRWHPHVEETSLCLADYLGFLRENAASIEEAKARQAKAFEAERLRWETAGQSMAALEVVEDDAASQAAEVPEGWFAIENGIPASVWQWRVAEGEKVVAGQTVCVLEAMKMEITVAAPQSGTLGRVFAREGKAVLPGEVLGAIQAEEEK, translated from the coding sequence CTGCCGCTGGCTTGGGATGATGAGGAGACGCAGAAGGCGATTCAAAAGTATGTCACCACGGTCAATCCAGAGGCTCCCTGGTGCCCGAGCAATATCGAGTTCATTCGCCGCATCAATGGCCTGGCCACCCAAGAGGAGGTGAAGGAGATTCTGTATGGAGCCAGCTACCTCGTGATGGGCTTGGGTGATGTCTATTTGGGCGCCCCGGTGGCCACCCCGCTCGACCCGAGACAGCGCCTGGTGACCACCAAGTACAATCCAGCCCGCACTTGGACGCCCGAAAATGCCGTCGGCATCGGAGGCGCTTACCTGTGTATCTATGGGATGGAGGGGCCGGGCGGCTATCAGTTTGTGGGTCGCACGGTGCAGATGTGGAATCGCTTTCGCAGCACCCAGAGCTTTCCCGAGGGCAAGCCTTGGCTCCTGAATTGGTTCGATCAGATCCGCTTTTACCCGGTGGAGGACGAAGAGCTGAAAAAGATTCGCGAGGACTTTCCTCAAGGGCGTTGGCACCCGCATGTGGAAGAGACGAGCTTGTGCTTGGCGGACTACCTAGGGTTTCTGCGAGAGAATGCGGCCTCGATCGAGGAAGCCAAGGCGCGGCAGGCCAAGGCCTTCGAGGCGGAGCGGCTGCGCTGGGAGACGGCGGGGCAGTCCATGGCAGCGCTCGAAGTGGTCGAGGACGACGCTGCCAGCCAAGCCGCGGAAGTGCCTGAGGGCTGGTTCGCTATTGAGAATGGCATTCCAGCGAGTGTTTGGCAGTGGCGGGTGGCGGAGGGAGAAAAGGTGGTGGCTGGCCAGACAGTCTGTGTGCTGGAGGCCATGAAAATGGAGATCACGGTGGCGGCCCCCCAGTCTGGGACCTTGGGGAGGGTCTTTGCCAGGGAGGGCAAGGCGGTGCTGCCCGGGGAGGTCTTGGGCGCGATCCAAGCAGAGGAGGAGAAATGA